ATGGAAAACTAACATTTAGTTTGTAGTCATTTTGTATATATCGCTTTGCTGTATCAATTTTAAATCTCATTCGGTGGTACTGAGTGTGCTTTTCTTCTATATATTGACCGGCTTGGGCAGCTTGGGAATAAAGCTCATTGGGGTCTTTGTCTAGTAGTAGGTCTACTCTTTTTATTAAATCTTTGAAATTATTTTCGAAATAGACATGATCTCCATCTCTAAATATTTTGTTAAGGCGAGGAACGCTAAGTTCTACGGTTGGAATTCCTGAGGATATTTCAAAAAATGGTCTGTTTGATGCATAGTAATCGGAATAAGAATAGGGATTGCCGCCGACAATGATACGGCCTTTCATGAAGGTGTGTTGTTGTTTATTAAAAGGAACTGGCCCCTGAGATGAAGAATAGTTCCAGCCATTTCCGAATAAGCCAAGTTTATTACCATATCTTTGATGTAGGGCCTTCACTAAGTTCTCTCTTTCGTTTGCAGCTTTCCAATTTCTTGACATGAAGTTTCTACCTTTATTTCTGCTTCCAATAAATACAACATCGTAGTCAAAATTGTGGTTTTCCGGATTTATTTTGTGTGCTTTGAAACGTACCTGACACATGCCGTGAGGGATATATACAATATTTTTCGCTCCCCATTTTAGCATTTTGTCTGCAGCTTTTCCGATCTGAGTGCTGAATGTAATATCTGCCAGTTGCGAAATCTCTTTAAAATCATTAGGGTAGCCAGGGCTCCTCCAATTATCCGAAAAGCCATCTCCGCAGCTCGTTATAATGACAGGACGGTTCTGAAGCGCCAGTAATTTTTGTAAACATTTTTTAGGAGACGGTTTACCTCTTAAGTGAAAATAGTGAAAATAAACAAGGTCATAATTTTCTTGCTTACATTTAGTCACAACTTCGTTGTAAAATGCCTCCCACCCATGATTCTGAGCGTATCCAATATAGGGTAGGTTCGTAAATTCGGATATCTCACCCTCTAATTTTAGTTTTTCCAAGGCGTCTTGCCACCCTGGGTGATCTTCGATTTGTTTTCCTTGTGAGAGGAATAATACCTTCATATTTAGTATATTTTTTTTAAAAAGCCTATTAGTAATTCACGAAAATATGTAGATATGGAATAAAAAAATGCAAAGAACAGAAGGGAATAGATAGATGCAGAGATGATTAGTTGAACCCATGAAGTGCTATTTAGATGATTTGAGATGTAGTAAGATATGATGGCGATAATAATTGCAGAAGAGATATTTCTGACAACATAATTTAGCTCTTTATGAGTCAATATTTCTGTTCTGTAGAATTTCCATAAATAGTACCATCCAGAAGTAAATAAAACAGCCGGAGCAAGCGCTAATAATATTCCATTGATTCCCCATAATTTTCCTAAAACTATAACTAATAGCACATATATTAGATTTTGAAAAACGATTGTTTTGCTGCTCCCTTTTATATCCCCCAGCGAAAAGTTAAGGTTTCCTATTCCGGCAAAGAAGCCTTTTAAAGAAATCCCCAGTATTATGAATAAGCTCAGTAAATTACCGGCAAACATGTCTTTTGATAACCATATGCTGACTAAATCTTTGTTGAACAGAATAAAGCCCGAAATTACAAAGCAATATGCCCATATCAGATAATGAAAATATTTAATCAATAAGTCATGTAATTTTTCCGGGACATTTTCTCCGTGTAAGTGGGATATTGCAGGAGAAAGAACTACTGATGGTTTATATAGCATGCCCTCGATAATTTTAAATGGTCGCCTAGTCATTTCCACTACGGTTACCATTTCCGGACCGATAAAGCGAGCAATGACGATTAAATCAAAATTGCTGGTAAGCGTATTCATTAATCTTGAAAAGAATGTATAAGTAAACTCCCTAAATAAGTGAAGGGTGTCATTAATATCATATTTAATTTGAATATGTTTTTTTGATGTTGATATAAGCAAGTATATTAAATTTCCAAGGCAAGTTAGAACTCCGTTTATCAGAAGCATAAAAGCAATTGAATATAAGCCATACCCCTGATATAGCATCAACACGTTTACAACTATTCCTGAGAATGATGAGCTAATTTCGATGATTCCTGGGATTTTGGTGTTTTGCATCCCAAAATTGATGCCTTTTAAAACAGAAGCTATTAAACTAAAGCATGCTCCAATTGCCCCTAGATTAAAAGCATTAATGATAAGTTGTTTTTGATCAAAGCTTTCAAAACCAATTAATTTAGGTATTAGGAATGATAGAGAATAAGTTGCAGCTAAAGCTATGCCGCAAATAATTGTACCTATTATAATGCCGGTGCCAATTAGTTTACTGAGATTTTCAAAATTCTTTTTTCCAAATGCATAGCCAACTTTCTGTTGTAAAACAATGCCTGCTCCCGGGTCGATAATGTTAATCCAGACCAATATACTACCTGTAGCAAGCCAATATCCATATACTTCTTTATCAATATAGCTTAGATAAATCGGGACAATCAAGAATCCTTTGATTATCCCAAGACTAAATGACAGATATTGAAATATTAAATTCCACTTTACTGCTTTTTTTCTGCTTGGATTAGTATTCAAGTGTATTGATTTTTGTGGAACAGTAACTATTTATTTTGTATGAGGCT
This Prolixibacter sp. NT017 DNA region includes the following protein-coding sequences:
- a CDS encoding lipopolysaccharide biosynthesis protein, which encodes MNTNPSRKKAVKWNLIFQYLSFSLGIIKGFLIVPIYLSYIDKEVYGYWLATGSILVWINIIDPGAGIVLQQKVGYAFGKKNFENLSKLIGTGIIIGTIICGIALAATYSLSFLIPKLIGFESFDQKQLIINAFNLGAIGACFSLIASVLKGINFGMQNTKIPGIIEISSSFSGIVVNVLMLYQGYGLYSIAFMLLINGVLTCLGNLIYLLISTSKKHIQIKYDINDTLHLFREFTYTFFSRLMNTLTSNFDLIVIARFIGPEMVTVVEMTRRPFKIIEGMLYKPSVVLSPAISHLHGENVPEKLHDLLIKYFHYLIWAYCFVISGFILFNKDLVSIWLSKDMFAGNLLSLFIILGISLKGFFAGIGNLNFSLGDIKGSSKTIVFQNLIYVLLVIVLGKLWGINGILLALAPAVLFTSGWYYLWKFYRTEILTHKELNYVVRNISSAIIIAIISYYISNHLNSTSWVQLIISASIYSLLFFAFFYSISTYFRELLIGFLKKIY
- a CDS encoding glycosyltransferase, with protein sequence MKVLFLSQGKQIEDHPGWQDALEKLKLEGEISEFTNLPYIGYAQNHGWEAFYNEVVTKCKQENYDLVYFHYFHLRGKPSPKKCLQKLLALQNRPVIITSCGDGFSDNWRSPGYPNDFKEISQLADITFSTQIGKAADKMLKWGAKNIVYIPHGMCQVRFKAHKINPENHNFDYDVVFIGSRNKGRNFMSRNWKAANERENLVKALHQRYGNKLGLFGNGWNYSSSQGPVPFNKQQHTFMKGRIIVGGNPYSYSDYYASNRPFFEISSGIPTVELSVPRLNKIFRDGDHVYFENNFKDLIKRVDLLLDKDPNELYSQAAQAGQYIEEKHTQYHRMRFKIDTAKRYIQNDYKLNVSFPFFLPEVNLAEEYQFAVKTK